A region of Planococcus sp. MSAK28401 DNA encodes the following proteins:
- a CDS encoding acetyl-CoA C-acetyltransferase has translation MKRVYLVDGARTAFGAFGGSFANTDATELGTATAIEALKRANVKAKDVDHVIYGNVIQSNVNAAYLARHIGLNAGIPQEVPALTLNRLCGSGAQAVVSAAQHILLGEANIVLAGGAENMSMSPYANFTQRFSKAKMGPMQFEDMLLATLTDQYTGSGMGMTAEKLAEQYDISREAQDEFAVESNQRAAKAATGGQFDEEIVGVEVKTRKGTVVVDKDEHIKPDANTEGLSKLRPSFKKDGSVTAGNASGINDGAASLVVAGEDAVKKHGLSPVARIVSWHVAGVDPTIMGIGPVPAIRRALEKAELTMDDIDLVEVNEAFAAQYLAVEKELGLDRSKVNVNGGAIALGHPVGASGARLLLSAAYELKRRGGKYAVASLCIGGGQGIAVVIEHA, from the coding sequence ATGAAACGTGTATATCTAGTAGATGGTGCAAGAACGGCATTCGGGGCATTCGGCGGGTCGTTTGCGAATACAGATGCAACGGAGCTCGGCACGGCGACAGCGATCGAAGCGCTGAAAAGAGCGAATGTCAAAGCGAAAGATGTGGATCACGTCATTTACGGCAATGTTATCCAATCGAACGTCAATGCAGCATATCTTGCGCGCCATATCGGATTGAATGCAGGCATTCCCCAGGAAGTGCCAGCCTTAACCTTGAACCGCCTATGCGGATCCGGTGCGCAGGCAGTCGTTTCCGCGGCGCAGCATATTTTGCTCGGCGAAGCGAATATCGTTTTGGCGGGCGGTGCGGAGAATATGTCGATGTCGCCTTATGCGAACTTCACACAGCGTTTCAGCAAGGCGAAGATGGGGCCGATGCAGTTTGAGGATATGCTGCTTGCGACGCTGACCGACCAATATACCGGCAGCGGCATGGGCATGACGGCCGAGAAACTGGCTGAGCAATACGATATTTCCCGTGAAGCCCAAGATGAATTCGCGGTCGAATCAAACCAGCGGGCAGCGAAAGCGGCAACTGGCGGACAGTTTGACGAAGAAATTGTCGGCGTCGAGGTGAAAACACGCAAAGGCACGGTTGTGGTCGATAAAGACGAACACATCAAACCGGATGCCAATACGGAGGGCTTATCGAAGCTGCGCCCTTCGTTCAAGAAAGACGGCTCCGTAACAGCGGGCAATGCTTCAGGCATCAATGACGGTGCGGCGTCTCTTGTTGTGGCAGGGGAAGATGCAGTCAAAAAGCATGGCTTATCGCCTGTCGCGCGCATCGTGTCCTGGCATGTGGCTGGAGTGGATCCGACGATCATGGGCATTGGCCCGGTTCCTGCCATCCGCCGTGCACTGGAAAAAGCGGAATTGACGATGGATGATATCGATTTGGTCGAAGTGAACGAAGCGTTCGCGGCGCAATATTTGGCGGTGGAAAAAGAGCTTGGGCTCGATCGTTCGAAAGTGAACGTCAACGGCGGGGCGATTGCGCTTGGCCATCCGGTTGGCGCGAGCGGTGCACGTCTCTTGCTGTCAGCGGCTTATGAATTGAAGCGGCGCGGTGGGAAATACGCGGTCGCGAGCCTATGCATCGGCGGCGGTCAGGGAATTGCGGTGGTGATTGAACATGCCTAA
- a CDS encoding MaoC/PaaZ C-terminal domain-containing protein, whose amino-acid sequence MAQKLPDIHKNPLAPIDMVRYSGASGDFNEIHTVPKVARSKGFKEPIVHGMLLMGWAAAAIEEWFPDRKRAKFTVRFVGMAHAGEAFVIEGMLTTDNAGELQIKDASGTGKLMGSFELV is encoded by the coding sequence ATGGCGCAGAAATTGCCGGACATTCATAAGAACCCACTCGCACCGATTGATATGGTGCGTTATTCAGGTGCTTCAGGGGATTTCAATGAAATCCACACGGTCCCAAAAGTCGCGCGCAGCAAAGGCTTCAAGGAACCGATCGTCCACGGCATGTTATTGATGGGCTGGGCTGCAGCTGCGATAGAAGAATGGTTTCCAGATAGGAAGCGGGCGAAATTCACCGTGCGTTTTGTCGGCATGGCACATGCAGGTGAAGCGTTCGTCATCGAAGGGATGCTGACCACGGACAATGCCGGTGAGCTGCAGATCAAAGATGCTTCCGGTACAGGAAAGCTTATGGGAAGCTTTGAACTAGTATGA
- a CDS encoding FAS1-like dehydratase domain-containing protein, whose amino-acid sequence MEQEFHYAPFHVEAGKIREFALALGLRNPVYFNKEAALDAGYPDIPAPPTYTTVIDFWNERDFYQLFRVWGLEPNDILHGEQSFEYVNDIISGDIISAKAVLTDRFDKKDKRFYQIETIYRNQGNEVVRIGRATLIERREQHGAEIAGHS is encoded by the coding sequence ATGGAGCAGGAATTTCACTACGCGCCTTTTCACGTAGAAGCTGGCAAGATCCGTGAGTTTGCATTGGCCCTCGGCTTAAGGAATCCAGTTTATTTCAACAAAGAAGCAGCATTGGATGCGGGGTATCCGGATATCCCAGCTCCGCCTACATACACAACAGTCATCGATTTCTGGAATGAACGGGATTTCTATCAATTGTTCAGGGTTTGGGGGTTGGAACCGAATGACATACTGCACGGCGAGCAAAGTTTTGAATATGTAAATGACATCATCAGCGGTGATATCATTTCAGCAAAGGCGGTGCTAACCGACCGATTCGATAAAAAAGACAAACGCTTTTACCAGATTGAAACAATTTATCGCAATCAAGGTAATGAAGTGGTTCGCATTGGGCGGGCCACTTTAATCGAAAGGCGGGAACAGCATGGCGCAGAAATTGCCGGACATTCATAA
- a CDS encoding phosphotransferase family protein, which yields MSDAIRKTQKTQEVDWQKVERFLRNAIPHLPEGEMKVRQFSEGYSNLTYLLQIEHWEGVLRRPPFGEIPPKAHDMEREFKMLEKVHPVFPLAPEPYVYCEDPEVMDKHFYVMEKKQGIVIDEELPEVYGNPEQAGPVISKNVITTLVQLQAIDYKEAGLAEMGKAEGFMERQVKGWIKRYHHSKTDDVEGLEELEQWLIANIPVNEETTIVHNDFKLNNMVIDEQSPGLATGVLDWELSTIGDPLSDVGSTLAYWGQAEDADIGINIISSQPGFYSRKEFVEEYAKQSGRDMSNINYYLAFGFYKLAGILQQIYYRWEKGEIEDERFRHLNKAVTNLIDMANRTRRGEVL from the coding sequence ATGAGTGATGCAATACGGAAAACGCAAAAAACACAGGAAGTCGATTGGCAGAAAGTCGAGCGTTTCCTGAGAAATGCAATACCGCACTTGCCGGAAGGCGAGATGAAGGTCCGCCAATTTTCGGAAGGCTATTCGAATCTCACTTACTTGCTGCAGATCGAGCACTGGGAAGGTGTGTTGAGACGCCCGCCTTTTGGGGAGATTCCGCCTAAAGCGCATGATATGGAGCGCGAATTCAAGATGCTTGAAAAAGTGCATCCTGTTTTTCCGCTAGCGCCTGAACCATACGTGTATTGCGAAGACCCGGAAGTGATGGACAAGCATTTTTACGTTATGGAGAAAAAACAAGGGATTGTTATCGATGAAGAACTTCCGGAAGTGTACGGGAACCCGGAACAAGCAGGTCCGGTCATTTCGAAAAATGTCATTACGACATTGGTTCAGCTGCAGGCAATCGATTACAAAGAAGCCGGACTCGCCGAGATGGGCAAAGCGGAAGGTTTCATGGAACGCCAAGTGAAAGGCTGGATCAAACGCTATCACCACTCCAAAACCGATGATGTCGAAGGGCTTGAAGAGTTGGAGCAATGGCTCATAGCGAACATTCCCGTTAATGAAGAAACGACCATCGTCCATAATGACTTCAAATTGAACAATATGGTGATTGATGAACAAAGCCCAGGGCTTGCAACAGGCGTCCTCGATTGGGAATTGTCGACGATCGGCGATCCACTTAGCGATGTGGGTTCGACTTTGGCTTACTGGGGACAAGCGGAAGATGCAGATATCGGCATCAATATCATCTCAAGCCAGCCAGGCTTCTACAGCCGCAAGGAATTCGTGGAAGAGTATGCGAAGCAAAGCGGGCGCGATATGTCGAATATCAACTATTACCTGGCGTTTGGGTTTTATAAGCTGGCCGGAATTTTGCAGCAAATCTATTACCGTTGGGAAAAAGGTGAAATTGAAGATGAGCGTTTCCGCCATTTGAATAAGGCAGTCACGAACTTGATTGATATGGCGAACCGGACACGCAGGGGCGAAGTGTTATAA
- a CDS encoding acyl-CoA dehydrogenase family protein — MFKELSPKAEQLRKDLLKFMDSYVYPAEQTVKEYKESASDRWTISPVIEELKQKAKEQGLWNLFLDHPEYGAGLSNYEYSHLCEIMGRSLIAPEIFNCNAPDTGNMEVFVKYGTDEQKKQWLEPLLNGEIRSCFSMTEPDVASSDATNIQSSIVRDGDEYVINAKKWWTTGAMDPRCSIAIVMGKTDPDAEKHKQQSMILVPFDTPGVKIVRPLTVFGYDDAPQGHAEVHYENVRVPASNMLLGEGRGFEIAQGRLGPGRIHHCMRAIGAAERALELLCRRAESRVAFGSTLAEKDVIKEIIAESRIEIEQARLLTLNAAHKIDEHGAKAARKEIAMIKIAVPRVSINVIDRAMQVFGGAGLTEDFPLAEHYANARTLRLVDGPDQVHLRDVGRMELREQLKANELRQ; from the coding sequence ATGTTTAAGGAATTATCACCAAAAGCAGAACAATTGCGTAAAGACTTATTGAAATTCATGGATAGCTACGTTTATCCAGCTGAACAGACAGTGAAAGAATATAAAGAAAGTGCTAGCGACCGCTGGACCATCTCGCCGGTGATCGAAGAGCTGAAACAAAAAGCGAAAGAGCAAGGCTTATGGAATTTGTTCCTGGATCACCCGGAATACGGGGCAGGCTTATCAAATTATGAATACTCCCATCTGTGTGAAATCATGGGTCGATCGCTTATTGCGCCAGAAATCTTCAACTGCAACGCGCCAGATACAGGCAATATGGAAGTATTCGTGAAATACGGCACGGATGAGCAGAAAAAGCAATGGCTCGAGCCTTTATTGAACGGCGAGATCCGCTCGTGCTTTTCCATGACCGAGCCGGACGTCGCTTCATCCGACGCCACCAATATCCAAAGCAGCATCGTCCGTGACGGCGATGAATACGTTATCAACGCCAAGAAATGGTGGACGACGGGCGCCATGGACCCGCGCTGCAGCATCGCAATCGTCATGGGCAAAACCGACCCTGATGCCGAAAAGCACAAACAACAGTCGATGATCCTGGTACCGTTCGATACGCCAGGCGTCAAGATTGTCCGCCCGCTTACCGTATTCGGCTACGACGATGCGCCGCAAGGGCATGCAGAAGTCCATTATGAAAACGTCCGCGTCCCGGCAAGCAATATGCTGCTTGGGGAAGGCCGAGGGTTTGAAATCGCACAAGGCCGCCTTGGCCCAGGTCGTATTCACCACTGCATGCGTGCAATCGGGGCAGCTGAACGAGCGCTAGAATTGTTGTGCAGGCGAGCGGAAAGCCGCGTCGCTTTCGGTTCAACATTGGCGGAAAAAGACGTCATCAAGGAAATCATCGCCGAAAGCCGTATTGAAATCGAACAGGCGCGCCTGCTGACTTTGAACGCCGCGCACAAGATCGATGAACACGGAGCAAAAGCCGCACGCAAGGAAATCGCCATGATCAAGATTGCCGTACCGCGCGTCTCGATCAACGTCATCGATCGAGCGATGCAAGTATTCGGAGGCGCAGGGCTGACAGAAGATTTCCCACTCGCAGAACATTATGCAAATGCACGAACCTTGCGTCTTGTTGATGGACCAGACCAAGTTCACTTGCGTGATGTTGGACGAATGGAGTTACGTGAACAGTTGAAAGCAAATGAATTACGGCAGTAA
- a CDS encoding YebC/PmpR family DNA-binding transcriptional regulator, whose protein sequence is MGRKWNNIKEKKASKDANTSRIYAKFGREIYVAAKQGEPDPESNQALKVVLERAKTYNVPRAIIDRAVEKAKGGSEENYDELRYEGFGPNGSMVIVDTLTNNVNRTASDVRAAFGKNGGNMGVSGSVAYMFDHTAVIGVEGKSADDTLELLMEADIDVRDILEEEGTVIVYAEPDQFHLVQEAFKADGVTDFTVAELTMLPQNELPLSEEDQAQFEKMVDAIEDLEDVQQVYHNVDLA, encoded by the coding sequence ATGGGACGCAAATGGAATAATATTAAAGAGAAAAAAGCTTCCAAAGATGCCAACACAAGCCGAATCTATGCAAAATTCGGCCGTGAAATATATGTAGCCGCCAAGCAAGGCGAACCAGACCCGGAATCAAACCAGGCATTGAAAGTCGTGCTGGAGCGCGCCAAAACCTATAACGTGCCAAGAGCCATCATCGACCGCGCTGTCGAAAAAGCAAAAGGCGGATCGGAAGAGAACTACGACGAGCTGCGCTACGAAGGATTCGGACCGAACGGCTCGATGGTCATCGTCGACACTTTGACCAATAACGTCAATCGCACCGCTTCCGACGTGCGCGCAGCATTCGGTAAAAACGGCGGCAATATGGGTGTCAGTGGATCGGTAGCTTACATGTTCGACCATACGGCGGTTATCGGCGTAGAAGGCAAGTCGGCCGACGATACACTGGAGCTATTGATGGAAGCGGATATCGATGTGCGTGACATCCTCGAAGAAGAAGGCACCGTCATCGTCTATGCAGAACCGGATCAATTCCACCTGGTGCAAGAAGCGTTCAAAGCGGACGGCGTAACGGATTTCACGGTCGCTGAATTGACGATGCTTCCGCAGAACGAATTGCCGCTGTCAGAAGAAGACCAGGCGCAATTCGAAAAGATGGTCGATGCCATCGAAGACCTCGAAGACGTCCAGCAGGTCTATCACAACGTCGACTTGGCGTAA
- a CDS encoding nitric oxide synthase oxygenase — MEKLAQRPLLFEEAAHFIETCYLELGKGEQEIRRRVEEIEQEIESSGSYLHTTEELQHGARMAWRNNNRCIGRLFWQTLEIFDEREAETEEQVFSAIVRHLRFAFNGGQIRPAITIFKQSDKSGMRIWNHQLLRYAGYERDARIVGDSSSLAFTKQCEALGWQGAGSDFDLLPVVIGEAGKQPKWFELPAEAKPEVAIGHPDWPAMAELGLKWYAVPLISDMKLEIGGIEYGMAPFNGWYMGTEIGARNLADEDRYDLLPTMAEIMGLNTSSQRTLWKDKALVELNVAVLESFANAGVTIVDHHTAAKQFKNFEKIEEREGRKVTGNWAWLIPPVSPATTHIFHKPYKNDVVKPNYFYQQTPYGE; from the coding sequence ATGGAAAAGCTTGCACAACGCCCTCTGTTATTCGAAGAGGCAGCTCATTTCATTGAAACTTGCTATTTGGAACTGGGAAAAGGTGAACAGGAAATCCGCCGCCGTGTAGAGGAAATTGAACAGGAAATCGAGTCTTCGGGCAGCTATTTACATACGACGGAAGAACTGCAACACGGTGCGCGCATGGCGTGGCGCAATAACAACCGCTGCATCGGGCGTTTGTTTTGGCAGACTTTAGAAATTTTTGATGAACGTGAAGCGGAGACGGAAGAACAAGTATTTTCGGCCATCGTCCGCCATTTGCGCTTTGCATTCAACGGAGGGCAAATCCGCCCGGCCATTACAATTTTCAAGCAGTCAGACAAAAGTGGGATGCGCATCTGGAACCATCAATTATTGCGCTATGCAGGATATGAACGGGACGCCCGGATCGTCGGCGACTCTTCGTCTCTTGCATTTACCAAACAATGCGAGGCGCTGGGATGGCAAGGGGCGGGCAGTGATTTCGACCTATTGCCAGTAGTGATCGGTGAAGCCGGCAAGCAGCCCAAATGGTTCGAGCTGCCAGCGGAGGCCAAGCCTGAAGTGGCGATTGGACATCCTGACTGGCCAGCTATGGCGGAGCTCGGGCTGAAATGGTATGCAGTGCCGCTCATATCCGATATGAAGCTTGAAATCGGGGGCATTGAATACGGTATGGCGCCGTTCAATGGCTGGTATATGGGAACGGAAATCGGCGCCCGCAATTTAGCCGATGAAGACCGCTATGACCTGTTGCCGACAATGGCGGAAATTATGGGGCTCAACACGAGTTCGCAGCGGACGCTATGGAAAGATAAAGCGCTCGTCGAATTGAACGTGGCGGTGCTTGAATCATTTGCGAATGCGGGCGTGACCATCGTCGATCACCATACCGCCGCCAAGCAGTTCAAGAATTTCGAGAAAATCGAAGAGCGGGAAGGGCGCAAAGTCACCGGGAATTGGGCATGGCTGATTCCGCCGGTGTCGCCGGCAACGACGCATATTTTCCATAAGCCTTATAAAAACGACGTCGTCAAACCGAATTATTTTTACCAGCAAACGCCTTACGGGGAATGA
- a CDS encoding HAD family hydrolase produces MVKAIFFDLDDTLLWDQQSVKEAFRETCEWAAEQTNTDCSDLEQAVREEARKLYAGYSTHAFTQMIGINPFEGLWGRFDDSGDDFQQLKEVAPGYQQEAWTLGLKRIGIDDPALGKQLAEYFPEARKRNPILYEDSLEVLDQLKDRFDLLLLTNGSPSLQQIKLDITPEIAPYFDHIVISGAFGRGKPDVSIFEHALSKFGYAPEDVLMVGDNPLTDILGAERAGIPSVWLNREQKAPHETVVATHEINSLKELLPLLNKLETTSA; encoded by the coding sequence ATGGTGAAAGCGATTTTCTTTGATTTGGACGATACTTTATTGTGGGATCAGCAAAGCGTGAAAGAAGCATTCCGTGAAACATGTGAGTGGGCAGCGGAACAAACGAACACCGATTGCAGCGATTTGGAACAGGCGGTGCGGGAAGAAGCCCGCAAACTGTATGCGGGCTATTCGACACATGCCTTTACGCAAATGATCGGCATCAACCCGTTCGAAGGGCTGTGGGGGCGTTTCGATGATTCGGGAGACGATTTCCAACAACTTAAAGAAGTCGCCCCAGGCTATCAACAAGAGGCCTGGACGCTCGGGCTGAAACGCATCGGCATCGACGATCCTGCCTTAGGGAAACAGCTAGCCGAGTATTTCCCAGAAGCCAGAAAACGCAATCCCATTCTCTACGAAGACAGTTTGGAAGTGCTCGATCAATTGAAAGACCGTTTCGATTTATTGCTGTTGACGAATGGGTCACCGAGCCTTCAGCAGATCAAACTCGACATCACGCCGGAAATCGCGCCGTACTTCGACCATATCGTCATCTCCGGCGCTTTCGGGCGCGGCAAGCCCGATGTCTCCATCTTCGAGCACGCCTTGTCGAAGTTCGGCTATGCCCCGGAAGACGTATTGATGGTCGGCGACAATCCGCTGACGGACATCCTCGGGGCTGAGCGTGCGGGCATCCCGTCCGTCTGGCTCAACCGAGAGCAAAAAGCCCCTCATGAAACGGTTGTCGCAACTCATGAAATTAACAGCCTGAAAGAGCTATTGCCCTTGCTCAACAAGCTGGAAACCACATCTGCATAA
- the serA gene encoding phosphoglycerate dehydrogenase: protein MTFHVLISDPLSEEGVYPLRHADGINIVMETNLTEAELAERIDGFDALLVRSQTQVTRELIEKASNLKIIGRAGVGVDNIDLAAATEHGIIVVNAPDGNTNSAAEHTMAMLMGMARKIPQAYNSLKQGKWDRKAYVGVELKNKTLGVVGFGRIGQEVAARAKGQRMNIIAYDPFLTAEKAEKLGVDFGSVEDVLKVADFITVHTPLLKETKHLIDAEAFKIMKDGVQIINCARGGIIDESALYDAVKSGKVAGAALDVFEQEPMVDFRLLELPEIIATPHLGASTFEAQESVAVDVSQDVVSFVKYGTVRNSVNLPSVPKEIMKRIEPYFDLAERIGTFLTDLTGETADEVNVYYSGELANLEVGPLTRNMLKGMLKRHLGKHVNDVNAMYIANQKGIHVNEHKSTESRGFTNLITVEVKTQSGTRKASGTLLNGQGARIVKVDDYIVDFLPNGHLLFIRHNDRPGVIGRVGTLLGAEDINIATMQVGRSNVGGDAIMMLSIDKHADPEDLEGLKKLEEIESVTAIDL from the coding sequence ATGACATTTCACGTATTGATCAGCGACCCCCTATCAGAAGAAGGCGTATATCCACTGCGCCACGCCGACGGCATCAATATCGTCATGGAGACGAATTTAACTGAAGCGGAACTTGCTGAACGCATCGACGGATTCGATGCATTGCTCGTCCGGAGCCAAACGCAAGTGACGCGTGAATTGATCGAAAAAGCTTCCAATTTGAAAATCATCGGCCGCGCAGGCGTCGGTGTCGATAATATCGATTTGGCAGCGGCAACCGAGCACGGCATTATTGTCGTCAACGCACCGGACGGCAATACCAACTCAGCAGCCGAGCATACGATGGCGATGCTGATGGGGATGGCGCGCAAAATTCCACAAGCCTATAATTCCTTGAAGCAAGGAAAATGGGACCGCAAAGCCTATGTCGGCGTCGAATTGAAAAATAAGACGCTCGGCGTTGTCGGCTTCGGGCGCATTGGCCAGGAAGTGGCAGCGCGTGCCAAAGGACAGCGCATGAACATTATCGCTTACGATCCATTTTTGACCGCTGAAAAAGCCGAAAAACTCGGTGTGGATTTCGGCTCGGTGGAAGATGTCTTGAAAGTGGCTGACTTTATTACGGTCCATACGCCGCTGTTGAAAGAAACGAAGCATTTGATCGATGCGGAAGCTTTCAAGATAATGAAAGACGGCGTGCAGATCATCAACTGCGCACGCGGCGGCATCATCGACGAAAGCGCGCTGTACGACGCAGTAAAATCGGGCAAAGTGGCTGGTGCGGCACTCGATGTGTTTGAACAAGAGCCAATGGTGGATTTCCGCTTGCTGGAATTGCCGGAAATCATCGCGACGCCTCACTTGGGGGCGAGCACTTTTGAAGCGCAGGAAAGCGTTGCGGTCGACGTCAGCCAAGATGTCGTCAGCTTCGTCAAATATGGCACCGTCCGCAATTCTGTAAACTTGCCGTCTGTGCCGAAAGAAATCATGAAACGCATCGAGCCATATTTCGATTTGGCAGAACGCATCGGTACGTTTCTCACTGATTTGACCGGTGAAACGGCGGATGAAGTGAATGTCTATTATTCTGGCGAGCTCGCGAACCTTGAAGTCGGCCCATTGACGCGCAATATGCTCAAAGGGATGCTCAAACGCCATCTCGGCAAACACGTCAATGACGTCAATGCGATGTATATCGCCAACCAAAAAGGCATTCATGTCAACGAACATAAATCGACCGAATCCCGCGGCTTTACTAACCTCATCACTGTCGAAGTGAAAACGCAGAGCGGCACGCGAAAAGCATCCGGCACGCTTTTGAACGGCCAAGGCGCACGCATCGTCAAAGTGGATGATTATATCGTCGACTTCCTGCCGAACGGCCACCTGTTGTTCATCCGCCATAATGACCGTCCGGGCGTCATCGGCCGCGTCGGCACATTGCTCGGCGCAGAAGACATCAATATCGCGACGATGCAGGTTGGGCGTTCGAATGTCGGCGGCGACGCGATCATGATGCTGTCGATCGATAAGCACGCCGATCCGGAAGATTTGGAAGGATTGAAGAAACTCGAAGAAATCGAAAGCGTTACGGCAATCGATCTGTAA
- a CDS encoding pyridoxal-phosphate-dependent aminotransferase family protein, with the protein MLTDQQILRIPGPTPIPPSVERAMAQPMIGHRGESTYSLIRDIRPKLKKVFGTKEEVMILTGSGTSALESAVVNTVAPGDEVMVLVTGAFGERFAKICQAYGITTHVFNVEWGQAADPEAVKNFLGEHPDIRVIFSTFCETSTGVLNPIKELAETVKQVSDALIVVDGVSCVAGTETEMDKWGVDIVVTGSQKAFMLPAGLAFIAASKRAWKKIEANPQPRFYLDLIKHRDNIEKDTTPFTPAISILYGLQQVLNLLEEEGLENVYRRHRLMRDMTRAAFKALNVRLLTSDKDASPTVTAVHPEDFDAEKFRKVLKEEFAIEFAGGQQHLAKSIFRIGHMGYCSPAEVLQALAASEVVLKKLGQDITLGAGIAAAQQVFLEGKDK; encoded by the coding sequence ATGCTGACAGACCAACAAATTTTGCGAATTCCAGGACCGACACCAATTCCACCGAGCGTAGAACGGGCCATGGCACAACCGATGATCGGGCATCGCGGGGAAAGCACGTATTCATTGATCAGAGATATCCGCCCGAAATTGAAAAAAGTATTTGGCACAAAAGAAGAAGTGATGATTTTGACGGGCAGCGGAACTTCCGCGCTGGAAAGTGCAGTAGTCAATACGGTGGCGCCCGGCGACGAAGTAATGGTGCTTGTCACCGGTGCATTCGGCGAACGGTTCGCTAAAATCTGCCAAGCCTACGGGATCACGACACATGTTTTCAACGTGGAATGGGGACAAGCGGCGGATCCGGAAGCCGTAAAAAATTTCCTTGGGGAGCATCCGGACATCCGCGTCATTTTCTCTACGTTCTGTGAAACCTCAACCGGTGTCTTGAATCCGATTAAAGAACTTGCGGAGACGGTGAAACAAGTATCGGACGCGCTGATCGTCGTTGACGGCGTTTCATGCGTAGCGGGAACGGAGACGGAAATGGACAAATGGGGCGTCGATATTGTCGTGACCGGCTCCCAAAAAGCGTTCATGCTGCCGGCAGGGCTCGCGTTCATCGCAGCGAGCAAGCGGGCATGGAAAAAAATCGAAGCGAATCCGCAGCCGCGTTTTTACTTGGATTTAATTAAACACCGCGACAACATCGAGAAAGATACGACACCGTTTACACCGGCTATCTCCATCCTTTACGGCCTGCAGCAAGTGCTGAATTTATTGGAGGAAGAAGGGCTGGAAAATGTTTACCGCCGGCACCGCTTGATGCGCGATATGACCCGCGCTGCATTCAAGGCGCTGAACGTCCGGTTGCTCACAAGCGACAAGGACGCATCGCCGACCGTTACTGCCGTACATCCGGAAGATTTTGACGCAGAAAAATTCCGCAAAGTGCTAAAAGAAGAGTTTGCCATTGAATTTGCGGGTGGACAGCAGCATCTCGCGAAAAGCATCTTCCGCATCGGGCATATGGGCTATTGCTCCCCGGCGGAAGTGCTGCAGGCGCTCGCCGCATCGGAAGTCGTCTTGAAGAAACTTGGGCAAGATATTACGCTTGGCGCGGGCATCGCAGCCGCGCAGCAAGTCTTTTTGGAAGGGAAGGATAAGTAA
- a CDS encoding glycosyltransferase family 2 protein, which yields MKLISIIVPAFNEEANIASMYKTLVQELEPLPYLYEIMFINDGSSDGTLDKILKLANEHETVKYISLSRNFGKESAMFAGMKRIKGDAVILMDSDMQHPPTLICEMIQGYEDGFHQVVAKRSRKGDSKLRSAFSSLYYKIVNSVTDVSFEDGEGDFRLLSRKAINSILSLSESNRFSKGIYSWIGLSKKTISYDNVARAEGDSKWSFASLVNYGIDGIISFNMKPLRICFYTGFLVLFLSLLYIAFTFYQIMVRGVIAPGYFTTITAILLLGGIQLISLGVIGEYVGRIYNETKQRPHFLVEMSNVDEYDES from the coding sequence ATGAAGCTGATCTCTATTATTGTGCCAGCTTTCAACGAAGAAGCGAACATCGCTTCGATGTACAAGACTTTGGTGCAAGAACTTGAGCCGCTTCCTTATCTGTATGAAATCATGTTTATCAATGACGGCAGCAGTGACGGAACTTTAGATAAAATACTCAAACTCGCCAACGAACACGAAACCGTAAAATATATTTCCCTGTCCCGTAATTTCGGGAAAGAATCCGCTATGTTTGCAGGCATGAAACGAATCAAAGGAGACGCTGTCATCCTGATGGACAGCGATATGCAGCACCCTCCCACACTCATCTGCGAAATGATCCAAGGTTATGAAGACGGCTTCCATCAAGTCGTCGCCAAACGGTCTCGCAAGGGAGATTCGAAACTGCGCAGTGCATTTTCTTCCCTATATTACAAAATAGTCAATTCCGTAACCGATGTCAGCTTCGAAGACGGCGAAGGCGATTTCCGCCTCCTGAGCCGCAAAGCCATCAATTCCATCCTGTCACTCAGTGAGAGCAATCGTTTTTCTAAGGGCATCTACTCGTGGATCGGCCTCAGCAAGAAAACCATCAGCTATGACAACGTCGCGCGCGCAGAAGGCGATTCCAAATGGTCCTTCGCAAGCCTCGTCAATTACGGCATCGACGGGATCATTTCATTCAACATGAAGCCGTTGCGCATCTGTTTTTATACTGGCTTTCTCGTCTTGTTCCTGTCCTTGCTTTATATCGCTTTTACGTTTTACCAAATCATGGTACGTGGCGTCATCGCACCCGGTTATTTCACGACCATCACGGCGATTTTGCTGCTTGGCGGCATTCAATTGATCAGCCTTGGCGTCATCGGCGAATACGTCGGGCGCATCTATAACGAAACCAAGCAGCGGCCGCATTTCTTGGTCGAGATGAGCAATGTGGATGAATACGATGAATCTTAA